The Lates calcarifer isolate ASB-BC8 unplaced genomic scaffold, TLL_Latcal_v3 _unitig_1380_quiver_1947, whole genome shotgun sequence genome contains the following window.
AAGAAGCAGATAAATCAGATAAAGTTAAATATTTGGCTTTTGGAGGCACTGATTGCAGTGCTGAGTGGTTttcaatagatttttttgttacagcagcagattaatacCCATGGTTTTGAATAAATATGGGTGTAATATTTAGGTGTAGTGTGttttacaaaatattaatatgGTAAAATATTGAATTTCTGTCTCTTGTGTTTGCATCATGCTATAGTTGTATACAGGCATATAAAAGGGACCTATGAAGCAGTTaagggtttgtttgttttctggttttctctctgtaccCATATACTCTCCATGCTTGGTTGTGCTGTACAGTCACATCATCCTTATCCTGGCCAATAAGCTTGTGCGTGGCCTCTGCTGATCCTCTTCCTGACCACCTGTTGCATCTTAGTGCGAGAGGTTATCTGCACAAGTACGATCAGATAAGACAACATCGACAGCTCCGTTACCACTTCACAATCAGATAACGCTTCTGAAATGACAGGACTGCCTCTGATCTACGAGGAAGGGGCTCATCTGCTTCTAAGATCAACACTTCTGCAACAGCTTTTGCCCGAGGAGGAGCTAATCCCTTCCTTTGTCTTTGCAGGATGTCTGTGAGAACTCTCCCCCTGGTTTTCATTAATCTCGGTGGAGAAATGCTTTACATACTGGACCAACGGCTGCAAGCTCAGAACACGTCTGAGGACAATTCAGAGAAAGGTAGAGGTAGATAAGAGACCTGACAGTCATCCCTCTACCCTGATGAGCTGTAGTCAGATGTCAGTTTATAAACTCAACATGTGCATCTCTAATTTCCCTGCACACCGCCCCGAATGACAagtcagttttctttctcttctttcttttcttgcagGGGTGTGGTCAGAAAATGATAGAAGAAGAGGTATCCATGTCATACTTCAGCATATATTATTGTTTAGTCAGCTTCTTCTGCCTCTGTAGTTTCTATCATTAGTTGTAGAGATGTAGTAGTAGTttcactgctgctttattttacatGATTATGCTGCATGAATCAGGCACCAATAAAAATACAGATCAGCTGGTGCAGTGTAAGAAAACATGGGTTAAAAATAGACACCTACTAACAGTAACATGCTCAGCAGAATCTTAAAATCACATATTTAAATGCATAAAATTCCAGATTCATGTTAATCATTAAAAGTGGATTAAAAGCATAGATGATTAATCAAAGGCTGAGTGcagtatttgcattttttaagtcttaaaaagcctaaaaagacaaaataaaggcTTTACTACCTATTTATTGTACAGTTTCAGGGCCAGAATGAAAACTTTACACCATTTTCCTCAATCTCGCTGTTTGTATAGttactgttctctgtgtttggacTGCAGCGTAGCCCAATGAGCACCACCAGCTGTaaagacacaacattaaaataaggTCACCTGTACAACCTCCAATACACCTAAAGTTTTCAATAGAAGAATGAACtaccttctctttctgtcccctTCCTACTCATAGTTATGAATGACATCGTTGGGACCATGTTTAATAAAGCCTTCATGGATGAACTTCTCAAACCTCAGCAGCTTTATTCTCACCGGACACTGAAGACGGTTCTGACTCGAATAGCACACGCCTCCATCATGAGGCTGAACCCTGCCAGCATGGACAGGGTACATACTGGATACCACAGAGGAATATTTTAAGTCTTTTTGGGAAGAAAACAAGTCAAGTCTAAAGTTGTTTTAATCAGTTACAGTcattaatctttatttaaagtgaattatttacacatttttgctTGAGAGTAGTGTTTTTTTCACAGCTACATCCATGTATTTTCAACCTAAAGGCctaatatttaaataataatggtCTGTCTAATCCTGGATTTTAAGAGGGCTTTAGGGGGgtcaaaactcaaaataagTCAAGTCTTAAGTCCTTATTTTTATGACTTTACTTGCTAGAGTCCAGCTTTCAACTCCACACCCCTGATTCAAGATGcatttaaagtatattttaagAGAAAGGGAATTGTTGGGATATGAGAAAAAAggtctttttccttttttttttcttcctgcagcTTTACGAGCTGATGGTTATGGCATTCAAATATCAAGTCTTCCTTTGTCCACGGCCAAAAGACTTGCTGCTCATCTCGTACAATCACATAGACACCATCAGGGAATTTGTAAAAGACACTCCTGTGGTAGTGAATCAAGTGGACGAGACGCACAGAAAGATCATTGAGGTACTGCTGTCATTAAATAAACCATTTGATTTTACTGAATTCTTACAGCATCTAAACACAGCTCTCTGTCCACAGTCGCCTATAGAGTCTGTACAACGAGTGCAACCTCCAGCTGTCAGTTTTTATCACCTGCTACATCCTGTGCGAcctgtttttgttccttttgaTGCAGGTATACTCATCATTATCAGAGGGAGAATTCCAGCTTCTCCGACAAACGCTGCTCATATTTTTCCAAGACATGCACGTTCGAGTGAGTCCTCTGTTATTAGCTCATCAGCCTGTATgagtgaagtgaaatgaaaataagaattGAATTAATTTATCTTCAACATCTTTGCCTCTCAGGTGTCACTTTTCCTCAAGATTCAAGTCCAGAATCCCAACGGACGTTTTGCCCTGTCGACCTCAGGCCCAGTGCCTCATGGGACAGAGGTTCCGGGATTGATTAGGTAGGTAGAAAACATGAAGGGGGGCACTGAATTTGCTCTGCAGAATCATCAATATCAGACTCTTTTATATGTGGATTTTGATGCTCAGTGTGGTACAGGGTGTACCAGTGCCTTTCAACAACTACAACTCCAATGGGGCTTTGACAAAATCTCATAAGCTAATGCTTATTTTGATTAAACTGATGGTAGGCGGCCATTTTgatccacactgaaatatacaGACATATGTTGGATGGATTGTGATGAAATGTTGTACTAATTCAAGTTCCCCAGAGGATACAGCTTAATGACTTCAGTGATCACCTGACTGTTTTATCAAGCACCAGAAAGAAGTGGAAATTTGCAGTTAACCAGTGAAATATCTTCACGTCCACacaatttaatttaacaaaatCTGTTACAGAAATTGCtgatttctgtaaaaaaaaaaaaaagtctgagaaCATGTTTAaacttctaaaacaaaaaaaaaaaaacaaacaaaaaaaaaaaaaaaaagcattaaagaCGCCCATTTTTTTAGGAACTTTTAGTGGAAAGTTTTGACACTAACACTGGCTAGGTAAAGTTAAGGCTAGCCGTTTCAACACAACTAAACTGACACATTTCATTCCTGTGTTTCTTTACTTGGGGAAACAGATACTTTAACTTCTAATGAATCTGCTCTTTTTCACCTTTAGGTAACCTATAGTGTGTGTAAGTCAAACTCCTTTGATTTGCATGTTACCTAACACACATATTTCCTCAGGGTGTTCGAAATGTCAGAGTTTTACTGTTACACAGCTGAGCATAAATCTGTACCTCACCTTTACACACTATACATGCCTTTGACATCTGGTTGTTAGGCCTCTTttgaacagagaaacagcacacacactgacaaagaaaataagattCTTTAGATGCAAAAAGAGCCAACGTAATTTTAGTTTAACCCAATGTGATGTGACTGCTGGACTGATGCAACTGTAAAGGCTCCGCTGACAAGCTAACATgtcttaatttgaaaatttcTTGTGTTTAGTCTCTTATACTTAAATATTCCAGAGTGTCATCacctcttcctgtttcacaCAGGACGTTTGACAGTAAGGGCAGAGAAGTGAGACGAAGCGAGTTCCCCACCGGAGGAAGTTACAGCAGCCCCATCAGAGAGGGATGTTTTGAGCTGCACGGAGACAGAATCATCAGACTGGGCCTGAACatgtatgtgctgtgtgtgtgtggtgcaatGCATCAGCTAATTAAAATGGGCAGTAGCATTTACATGGACTAACTCTGTATTTTTTAgatcatgttttgtgtttcGTGAATTTAAAGGTACACTGTGAATCATCCAGAGGAGACGCACACATCCAAGGCTCCCTCTGTCAAGGTAGTGATGTGCAGACATTTCCATGGCAGGAAAACCACAGGTGGAATTAAAACATTGGTTGGACATGTTTCAGGTGTTATGTGCCATTACTGGTGTTTATGCAGTGTGTATACAGGGCTCTCTGTGTGTACattattatgtgtatgtgtggtcaTTATTCAAACCTGTGCACCTGCTGTTTAAAAACACCTGTACACACCTGAAATCctcatttaaatatataaacacgCTGCCCACAATACAACACTACTGtacataaataaagttgtattttcactccattacatttattcCAATTTATATGAATTAAATCCTACAATACTATACActtgtactactactactttttaAATTACCTGCCTTACTTCGATCATTGTAGTACTGTTGAAGTAATGTAATGAGTGGCTGCTTATACACgtttagaaaaatgttttatatttacactCAGAGGCCACTTTTTTAGGGACACCTGTGaaatctaatgcaatccaataaAACAGCTCGGCCTTAAATTTTACCtttacaaagataataatgttcagctttgagctgtcactgtcagagagCTATTTATCTCTTTAAATTTGTTTATCACTGAGGTTGTAGGTTGATACAACTACTTTAttctgagaggtgtttctaatgttttgtccCATTTCTGAATACAGTtatcttacattttatttttgagaacTTCTGTCTGTTCACGTCTAACCTTTCTGTCCACGTCCGTCACGCTGCAGACCGACGACACCCCCAACCTGCTCGCCAAGGAGGAGCTGAACCTGCTGGCTCGTCTGATGGGCAGCATGAAGGCCGAGAACAAGCCCAAAGCTGAAACTGGCTTTCGGATCAACCTGTTTACgacagatgaagaggaggaggaggcgtgagtgctgcttttttaaatgcTCATTTTCAtacaattaaattaaacattaattcCCACAAATCtggcttttgttttgcttgacaGGGGAGCTTCATGTGGAGCTGAGGAGTCCTTGTTTGGAGTCATAAATATTCAAGCGATGCAGGTAGAGTGAAGTAATACTGGGTAGACTGTTGTAAATCATTCACCACagttttaatctgtttattaTGAACATTCAGGGAGTTTCACTTTTGGGTTTTCTTTGGCTCAGGATGAACAGGCTGCGACTGAGCTGGCTCGAATCGCCGGGCAGTTTGCAGAGCAACAAGAACAACCTGAAAACCCCAGCGGTAACAAAGGAGACGACCTGCTGGCCATGATGGACGACCTCTGACTCTTACCCATCTCTTCATTTTCAGTGGCTGATCAAACTTAGGATGTTTtaatgagttttatttttatggccTAAATGACTCACTCATCTCAGGTATAATCACACTGTGTTAATATCACATCATCCCTCAATGTGAGCTTGTGTTTAATTTGTATTCTACACTGATGTAAACTACACTCTAATTACCATGTGAAGCTTTCACTGTGATGATTTACAACATTATACAACATTATTTCTGCTACAGGTTTTTAGCTTTTCATTGGACTTTGTGCACCAGACAAAGATGGAAATCTAAACTACTCTTTTACTCTGAGAAGGGCTCTACTATAGTACTACCTAACAAATGAAATCCAAATACTTCTGCACTGGAATGGAATGTTTCATTTGCAAAAGTAAGATCAATTAGTTTCCAGCGAGTGCTATCCCCGCGTGTTGCAACATGGAGTCAGAACTATAAATCTTTAGAGCCTTAAAGGCACAACCACAAATATAATATGCTATCACTCTCAAAACTGGTTTTAATACAGAGATTAATGTTAAGTAATAACCCATTCTGTGTAATTGAATTTATCTGATGCTGCGGGAGGTTTATTTGCTTCAAAAAGTGATCAGACTTCAAGTTATCGCTTGTTACACAAACTATTTATTTCGGCTACATAGGTCCTGGGTACTTAAAGttatataaatatgtgtttgaCTGAGTCATACAGTGATGACAATGAGGGGTCTGGGGATATTTTTACCATCTACAACATTCAGATGTTTAATAAACATGGATTAAGTTAAGAAAAGTAAAACTGCTTGGCtgttatgtaaatatttgtctgttttccgGAGGAGCCGACAGAGGGcgctgttgttttgtgtgtatatgtgacgCAGAGTGAGACGTCATCACGCTGCCGTTTCCTTGATGACGCTCCTCATGCGGGAAAACCAACTTGTTGCCACTCTTGAACGGTTTGTCTCCATCTCTAAGAGATTAGGCGTCGTTTTACTCTTTAAAACGGGGATTTAACCGATGCAGGTAAATGTTATACACAACACCCGAGGGTAAC
Protein-coding sequences here:
- the LOC108888571 gene encoding protein OSCP1 isoform X3, coding for MSVRTLPLVFINLGGEMLYILDQRLQAQNTSEDNSEKGVWSENDRRRVMNDIVGTMFNKAFMDELLKPQQLYSHRTLKTVLTRIAHASIMRLNPASMDRLYELMVMAFKYQVFLCPRPKDLLLISYNHIDTIREFVKDTPVVVNQVDETHRKIIEVYSSLSEGEFQLLRQTLLIFFQDMHVRVSLFLKIQVQNPNGRFALSTSGPVPHGTEVPGLIRTFDSKGREVRRSEFPTGGSYSSPIREGCFELHGDRIIRLGLNMYVLTSVCSRLTFLSTSVTLQTDDTPNLLAKEELNLLARLMGSMKAENKPKAETGFRINLFTTDEEEEEAGASCGAEESLFGVINIQAMQDEQAATELARIAGQFAEQQEQPENPSGNKGDDLLAMMDDL
- the LOC108888571 gene encoding protein OSCP1 isoform X4, which produces MSVRTLPLVFINLGGEMLYILDQRLQAQNTSEDNSEKVMNDIVGTMFNKAFMDELLKPQQLYSHRTLKTVLTRIAHASIMRLNPASMDRLYELMVMAFKYQVFLCPRPKDLLLISYNHIDTIREFVKDTPVVVNQVDETHRKIIEVYSSLSEGEFQLLRQTLLIFFQDMHVRVSLFLKIQVQNPNGRFALSTSGPVPHGTEVPGLIRTFDSKGREVRRSEFPTGGSYSSPIREGCFELHGDRIIRLGLNMYTVNHPEETHTSKAPSVKVTDDTPNLLAKEELNLLARLMGSMKAENKPKAETGFRINLFTTDEEEEEAGASCGAEESLFGVINIQAMQDEQAATELARIAGQFAEQQEQPENPSGNKGDDLLAMMDDL
- the LOC108888571 gene encoding protein OSCP1 isoform X1; this encodes MSVRTLPLVFINLGGEMLYILDQRLQAQNTSEDNSEKGVWSENDRRRVMNDIVGTMFNKAFMDELLKPQQLYSHRTLKTVLTRIAHASIMRLNPASMDRLYELMVMAFKYQVFLCPRPKDLLLISYNHIDTIREFVKDTPVVVNQVDETHRKIIEVYSSLSEGEFQLLRQTLLIFFQDMHVRVSLFLKIQVQNPNGRFALSTSGPVPHGTEVPGLIRTFDSKGREVRRSEFPTGGSYSSPIREGCFELHGDRIIRLGLNMYTVNHPEETHTSKAPSVKTDDTPNLLAKEELNLLARLMGSMKAENKPKAETGFRINLFTTDEEEEEAGASCGAEESLFGVINIQAMQDEQAATELARIAGQFAEQQEQPENPSGNKGDDLLAMMDDL
- the LOC108888571 gene encoding protein OSCP1 isoform X2, coding for MSVRTLPLVFINLGGEMLYILDQRLQAQNTSEDNSEKVMNDIVGTMFNKAFMDELLKPQQLYSHRTLKTVLTRIAHASIMRLNPASMDRLYELMVMAFKYQVFLCPRPKDLLLISYNHIDTIREFVKDTPVVVNQVDETHRKIIEVYSSLSEGEFQLLRQTLLIFFQDMHVRVSLFLKIQVQNPNGRFALSTSGPVPHGTEVPGLIRTFDSKGREVRRSEFPTGGSYSSPIREGCFELHGDRIIRLGLNMYTVNHPEETHTSKAPSVKTDDTPNLLAKEELNLLARLMGSMKAENKPKAETGFRINLFTTDEEEEEAGASCGAEESLFGVINIQAMQDEQAATELARIAGQFAEQQEQPENPSGNKGDDLLAMMDDL